A window of Chlorobium phaeobacteroides DSM 266 genomic DNA:
ATCGCTGCGAATTTCAAAAATGGTTGTTTTTACACCATTTGCTTTTGCATAATGAAGCGTCCTGGAATTTTTTTTGCTTCCCAGAACAACGTTATGCCCTCTTTTCGCAAGCTCTTTAGCTGCGTTGATCATCCATTTTTCTCCGCCGCCGAATTTGTCGCGACCGATGGAATTCACAAAGAGAATGTTCATGGTGTTTCGGGAAATTTGTGACTGCTGTAAAATAATTATTCAGTGATATTCTGTTTTTATTGTCTGTTGTTGCCGGTTGTTCTGTCAGCCGTCATGTCCAATTGTTGCTGCAATTTGTTTTGCATGACCGAGGTGACAGCTTCCACCTCAATGTCGCTGACCTGTGAAGTGCTGGAGGTGATGATTTCGAAGTCAACGAGATAAGGGCCGAATCTCGACAAGTCCTGGGGCGCAGAGGTGTACAGGCCGATCACCGGAATGTTGTAGCACGAGGCGACGTGAACCAGAGAGGTATCGGGAGTGACAAGCAATCGAAGATGCTTGACGAGTAGCCCTACTTCGTAGATGTTGGCTGTCGGGGGGGAGACGGTGACGTTATCATGTTGTTCAAGTCGCAGTTTGATATGAGTGTCACCCGGAGCTGAAAATATCACGAACTGCATATCCGGAAAACCTTTAATGAGAGCACTCCATTTTGCTTCCGTCCAGCATCGCAAGGGGCCGCCTGCGCTGATGTTAAGTCCTGTCAGAACGTCGTTATTGATTTTTTCCGAAAACCGTTTTATGGCACTCGAAACAGGCGCCGGAGGCAGATATGGTCTGTACTTTTTTTCTTCGACGCGTATCGATAGCAAGGGGAGGATTGAGCAGTTTTTAACAGCCATTCGGGTATGATACTCAATCGTTATAAGGTGGTTGAATATCCCCTCATGATAAGGATGGGCATGCCCTGCCTTGAAACGGGCGCGAATAAGAAGGGTTTGTATCAAAAAGTTTGTTGACGGACTGTCCTTTGTGTTGAACAGAAGATCAAACTCTCTGGAAAGGACATCCTTGTAATAACGTACAATATTTTTTTTTACCGAGTGAATGGCGGTTATATGAGGATCGTTTCTGAAAAAATTTACGGATGCTTCGCTGAAGCAGATGAGGTGAATTTCAAGA
This region includes:
- a CDS encoding glycosyltransferase family 9 protein: MKIPFMNSSRTLGKKNKLFRKLFTRTLQLIVHKREPLRQFTGPLNSIVILAQEKIGDSILLTPLLSNLRHYFPDLEIHLICFSEASVNFFRNDPHITAIHSVKKNIVRYYKDVLSREFDLLFNTKDSPSTNFLIQTLLIRARFKAGHAHPYHEGIFNHLITIEYHTRMAVKNCSILPLLSIRVEEKKYRPYLPPAPVSSAIKRFSEKINNDVLTGLNISAGGPLRCWTEAKWSALIKGFPDMQFVIFSAPGDTHIKLRLEQHDNVTVSPPTANIYEVGLLVKHLRLLVTPDTSLVHVASCYNIPVIGLYTSAPQDLSRFGPYLVDFEIITSSTSQVSDIEVEAVTSVMQNKLQQQLDMTADRTTGNNRQ